From the genome of Bacteroides sp. MSB163, one region includes:
- the rsmG gene encoding 16S rRNA (guanine(527)-N(7))-methyltransferase RsmG — translation MEIILKYFPDLTEAQKQQFASLYDLYTDWNAKINVISRKDIENLYEHHVLHSLGIAKVIRFTPGTRIMDLGTGGGFPGIPLAILFPEVKFHLVDSIGKKVRVATEVANSIGLKNVTFRHARAEEEKQLFDFVVSRAVMPLTDLLKIIRKNIASEQHNAMPNGLICLKGGELANEAMPFKNKTMMYDLKDYFEEEFFETKKVVYVTP, via the coding sequence GAAGCAGCAATTTGCGTCCCTCTATGATCTCTATACGGACTGGAATGCAAAAATAAACGTCATATCACGTAAAGACATCGAAAACCTGTACGAACACCACGTACTCCATTCATTGGGTATAGCTAAAGTGATTCGCTTTACTCCCGGCACCCGCATCATGGATCTTGGAACGGGCGGTGGTTTTCCGGGTATTCCCCTTGCCATCTTATTCCCCGAGGTGAAGTTCCATCTTGTTGACAGCATCGGGAAGAAAGTACGTGTAGCAACGGAAGTAGCCAACAGCATCGGACTGAAAAACGTGACTTTCCGCCATGCACGTGCTGAGGAGGAAAAGCAACTCTTCGATTTCGTTGTAAGCCGTGCCGTGATGCCGTTGACCGACTTGCTGAAAATCATCCGCAAAAACATCGCTTCCGAGCAACACAATGCTATGCCCAACGGACTGATCTGCCTGAAAGGTGGTGAGCTGGCAAATGAAGCCATGCCTTTTAAGAATAAGACCATGATGTATGATCTGAAAGACTATTTCGAAGAAGAATTCTTTGAAACGAAGAAAGTGGTTTACGTGACGCCTTAA